One window of the Flavobacteriaceae bacterium YJPT1-3 genome contains the following:
- the trpB gene encoding tryptophan synthase subunit beta, which yields MSTKTLSYQADDRGYYGDFGGAYIPEMLYPNVEELRTQYIDIMESDSFQKEFQALLKDYVGRPTPLYFAKRMSEKYGTKIYLKREDLCHTGAHKVNNTIGQILMAKKLGKNRIIAETGAGQHGVATATVCALMGMECVVYMGAVDIERQAPNVARMKMLGATVRPAMSGSRTLKDATNEAIRDWINNPVDTHYIIGSVVGPHPYPDMVARFQAVISAETKKQLLEVEGRENPDYVVACVGGGSNAAGLYYHFLDQPEVGIIAVEAAGKGIATGESAATSALGKEGIIHGSKTLLMQTEDGQITEPYSISAGLDYPGVGPMHAHLFRSGRGEFISITDVAAMQAGLMLSKLEGIIPAIETSHALAIFEDRKFEADEVVVINLSGRGDKDLNTYIDYFNL from the coding sequence ATGAGTACTAAAACCCTTTCTTATCAAGCCGACGATCGCGGTTATTACGGCGATTTTGGAGGTGCCTATATCCCGGAGATGTTGTATCCCAATGTGGAGGAATTGCGAACGCAGTACATCGACATCATGGAGAGCGATTCTTTTCAAAAAGAATTTCAAGCCCTACTGAAGGACTATGTAGGTAGGCCTACCCCGCTCTATTTTGCAAAACGGATGAGTGAAAAATACGGCACAAAGATCTACCTCAAACGGGAAGACCTTTGCCATACGGGAGCGCATAAAGTTAATAACACCATTGGTCAGATCTTGATGGCCAAGAAGTTGGGAAAAAATCGGATCATTGCGGAGACCGGTGCCGGTCAACATGGAGTGGCGACAGCCACAGTCTGCGCGCTTATGGGCATGGAATGCGTGGTCTATATGGGTGCTGTCGATATTGAACGCCAGGCTCCCAATGTGGCCCGCATGAAAATGCTGGGGGCCACCGTGCGCCCGGCCATGTCCGGTAGTCGAACGCTCAAAGATGCGACCAATGAAGCCATACGCGACTGGATCAATAATCCGGTCGACACCCATTACATTATTGGTTCTGTAGTGGGCCCACATCCCTACCCGGATATGGTGGCCCGTTTCCAGGCCGTCATCTCTGCTGAAACCAAAAAGCAATTGCTTGAGGTAGAAGGACGGGAGAATCCGGATTATGTGGTGGCCTGTGTAGGCGGGGGCAGTAATGCTGCCGGACTCTACTATCACTTTTTAGATCAGCCTGAAGTAGGCATCATCGCCGTAGAAGCGGCCGGAAAGGGCATCGCTACCGGTGAAAGCGCCGCTACCTCTGCCCTGGGCAAGGAAGGGATCATTCATGGCAGCAAAACGCTGTTGATGCAAACGGAAGACGGACAAATCACAGAGCCTTATTCCATCTCTGCCGGACTGGATTACCCGGGCGTTGGACCCATGCATGCCCATTTATTCAGAAGCGGTCGGGGGGAGTTTATTTCCATTACTGATGTAGCGGCCATGCAAGCCGGATTGATGCTCAGTAAACTGGAAGGGATCATTCCCGCGATCGAGACCAGCCATGCGTTGGCCATTTTTGAAGACCGAAAATTTGAGGCGGACGAGGTGGTGGTGATCAACCTCTCGGGACGTGGCGACAAAGATCTAAATACGTATATCGATTACTTTAACTTATAA
- a CDS encoding phosphoribosylanthranilate isomerase: MGENVVEVASLRPDYLGFIFYEKSPRNFTRSLPALPDGIQRVGVFVDASPAFILDQYTSLNLHVIQLHGAESADFVQGLRQQLPEDIQIWKVFSIRDQFDFDRLQPYEGLVDAFLFDTKGQQPGGTGLVFDWSVLRGYSSTTPIVLSGGIGLEQWPAIEDLLASELPIAVIDVNSRFESAPGLKAIEPLKNFQKKLKEREHEY; the protein is encoded by the coding sequence ATGGGTGAGAATGTAGTGGAGGTTGCTTCCTTGCGTCCGGATTATCTGGGTTTTATTTTTTATGAGAAGTCTCCCCGTAATTTCACCCGATCCCTACCTGCACTTCCGGACGGTATTCAACGGGTAGGTGTTTTTGTAGATGCCAGCCCAGCATTCATTCTTGACCAATACACGTCCCTGAACCTCCATGTCATTCAATTACACGGAGCGGAATCAGCGGATTTCGTTCAAGGCCTTCGGCAGCAACTCCCGGAAGATATTCAGATTTGGAAAGTCTTTTCCATCCGCGATCAATTTGATTTCGATCGGCTACAGCCTTATGAAGGCCTGGTCGATGCTTTTTTATTCGACACCAAGGGACAGCAACCGGGGGGTACTGGTCTAGTATTTGACTGGAGCGTCCTGCGAGGCTACAGCTCCACTACCCCTATTGTGTTGAGCGGTGGGATCGGACTGGAACAATGGCCGGCCATTGAAGATCTTTTAGCCTCCGAGCTTCCCATCGCCGTCATCGATGTGAACAGCCGCTTTGAATCGGCGCCCGGTCTTAAAGCGATAGAACCCCTAAAAAACTTTCAAAAAAAATTAAAAGAACGAGAACATGAGTACTAA
- the trpC gene encoding indole-3-glycerol phosphate synthase TrpC: protein MNILDTIVADKIKEVELRKSLIPMTQLDQSMLCDRESPSLAGLLRGSNTGIIAEHKRRSPSKAVINQKLNVQDVASGYEQAGVSGMSVLTDVKYFGGALDDLLLARAACGLPLLRKDFIVDPYQILEAKAYGADVILLIAATLSRKQIKEYAEFAMRLGLDVLCEVHNQEELEKSKIPAVDMLGVNNRNLKTFEVSLDISKSLAEQIPDDFVKVSESGISSVQAIQELQGYGYQGFLIGENFMKTEDPGAAAQTFIQQLDMTSA from the coding sequence ATGAACATACTCGACACTATAGTAGCCGATAAAATCAAGGAAGTGGAATTGCGCAAATCGCTCATTCCCATGACGCAGCTGGATCAGTCGATGCTCTGCGATCGGGAATCCCCATCTTTGGCTGGCCTGCTCCGTGGCTCCAATACGGGAATCATCGCAGAACACAAGCGCCGTTCCCCCAGCAAAGCAGTCATCAATCAAAAACTCAATGTTCAGGACGTGGCCAGTGGTTACGAACAGGCCGGAGTGTCTGGCATGTCCGTATTGACCGATGTCAAATATTTTGGAGGTGCTCTGGATGACCTCCTGCTGGCTCGGGCAGCCTGTGGTCTACCCTTATTGCGCAAGGACTTTATTGTAGACCCCTATCAAATTCTGGAAGCCAAAGCCTACGGAGCCGATGTGATCCTCTTAATCGCGGCCACGCTTTCGCGAAAGCAGATCAAAGAATACGCTGAGTTTGCCATGCGGCTTGGTCTGGATGTGCTCTGCGAAGTGCACAATCAAGAAGAGCTTGAAAAAAGTAAAATTCCCGCTGTCGATATGCTGGGCGTGAATAATAGAAACCTAAAAACCTTTGAAGTGAGCCTGGACATCAGTAAAAGTCTGGCTGAACAAATACCGGATGACTTCGTCAAGGTTTCCGAAAGTGGAATCAGCTCCGTACAGGCGATTCAAGAATTGCAAGGCTACGGATATCAAGGATTTTTGATCGGTGAGAATTTTATGAAAACAGAGGACCCGGGAGCAGCAGCCCAAACGTTCATTCAACAACTTGATATGACTTCGGCGTGA
- the trpD gene encoding anthranilate phosphoribosyltransferase: MKEILNRLINHEILDKQEARSILVNISEGQYNASQIASFLTVYMMRSITVEELEGFRDALLDLCISVNLSSYQPIDLCGTGGDGKNTFNVSTLASFITAGAGVPVAKHGNYGVSSVSGSSNVLEHLGVRFSNEADFLERCIAESGICVLHAPLFHPAMKNVGPIRRELGVKTFFNMLGPMVNPAFPKNQLVGVFNLELARMYGYLYQKGDKNFTILHALDGYDEISLTGATKTISNQREAMLHPKDFGVSTIRQDQIYGGETVEEAAQIFMQVIRGEGSEAQEHVVCANAGMAIATATGCNVQQGFQKAQRSLQQGKALQALNTLQKLSKLQAS; this comes from the coding sequence ATGAAAGAAATTCTCAATCGTCTGATCAATCACGAAATACTCGATAAGCAGGAAGCCCGAAGCATCTTGGTCAATATTTCTGAAGGCCAATACAACGCCAGTCAGATCGCTTCATTCCTGACCGTATACATGATGCGGAGCATTACGGTAGAAGAGTTAGAGGGCTTTCGCGACGCCTTGCTTGATCTCTGCATTTCGGTCAATCTCTCCTCCTACCAACCCATTGATCTCTGTGGTACCGGTGGGGACGGGAAAAATACCTTTAACGTCTCTACCCTGGCCAGCTTCATCACCGCCGGGGCCGGCGTCCCGGTAGCCAAACACGGTAACTATGGGGTATCCTCGGTAAGTGGAAGCAGCAATGTTCTGGAACACCTGGGCGTACGCTTCAGCAATGAGGCTGATTTCTTGGAACGCTGTATCGCGGAAAGCGGAATCTGTGTCTTACATGCTCCACTCTTCCATCCGGCCATGAAGAATGTGGGACCCATCAGAAGAGAACTGGGAGTCAAGACCTTTTTCAATATGCTTGGACCTATGGTCAATCCGGCTTTTCCGAAAAATCAATTGGTCGGCGTGTTCAATCTCGAATTGGCGCGCATGTACGGCTATCTCTATCAAAAGGGAGATAAGAATTTTACCATTTTGCATGCTTTGGACGGTTACGACGAAATCTCGCTTACCGGTGCTACCAAGACCATCTCCAATCAGCGGGAAGCCATGCTCCATCCGAAAGATTTCGGTGTATCAACCATCCGTCAGGATCAAATTTACGGGGGGGAGACCGTGGAAGAAGCGGCTCAGATCTTTATGCAAGTGATTCGCGGTGAAGGGAGTGAAGCCCAAGAACATGTGGTTTGCGCGAATGCGGGCATGGCCATCGCCACGGCCACCGGATGCAATGTGCAGCAAGGGTTTCAAAAAGCGCAGCGATCGCTGCAGCAAGGGAAAGCACTTCAAGCCCTGAATACCTTACAAAAGCTCAGTAAATTGCAGGCCTCATGA
- a CDS encoding aminodeoxychorismate/anthranilate synthase component II, with protein sequence MKTDQRIKVLVIDNYDSFVYNLVHYLEELNCEVTVKRNDQLQLDEVAAYDKILLSPGPGIPEEAGLLKPIIERYGKEKSILGVCLGQQAIGEVYGGSLINLTEVFHGVATNIRITQNDPSLFEGLQETVAVGRYHSWVVDPEGFPESLEVTAVDESGQIMALRHKEYDVRGVQFHPESVLTPDGKTMLKNWISA encoded by the coding sequence ATGAAAACCGATCAAAGAATAAAAGTCCTGGTGATCGACAACTACGACAGTTTTGTCTACAACCTGGTGCATTATCTCGAAGAATTAAATTGTGAAGTGACCGTTAAACGCAATGATCAGCTCCAGCTGGACGAGGTTGCCGCCTACGATAAAATTTTACTATCCCCGGGGCCGGGTATTCCTGAAGAAGCCGGATTACTCAAGCCCATCATCGAACGCTACGGCAAGGAGAAGTCCATTTTGGGCGTATGCCTCGGGCAACAAGCCATAGGTGAGGTTTATGGCGGGTCATTGATCAACCTCACAGAAGTATTTCACGGGGTGGCCACCAACATTCGCATCACCCAAAATGACCCATCCCTTTTCGAAGGACTGCAGGAAACTGTAGCGGTTGGGCGCTATCACTCCTGGGTGGTCGATCCGGAAGGATTTCCGGAATCATTGGAAGTGACGGCTGTAGACGAATCCGGCCAGATCATGGCCCTTCGTCACAAAGAATACGACGTACGTGGGGTTCAGTTCCACCCGGAATCTGTGCTCACTCCTGATGGAAAAACCATGTTAAAAAATTGGATAAGCGCTTAA
- a CDS encoding anthranilate synthase component I family protein, protein MQYVLKTHHKRLLADTITPVSVYLRLRDKFPNSLLLESSDYRANDNTFSYLCCNPIASIQVANEQIVQQFPDGKTETITITETTDVPSVLDAFAKAFTSESQTHRFVNNGLFGYMAYDAVRYFEAIELTKKDGDLQIPDLYYAVYQNVIAFNHFNNEVHLFCHNTTGDNNLPQLEQILATKNFAEYNFQRKGEPSSNLSDDDFKELVEQCKKHCQRGDVFQIVPSKRFSQHFTGDEFNVYRALRSVNPSPYLFYFDYGNFKIFGSSPEAQLIVKEGRAEIHPIAGTFKRTGNDEQDASLAKQLSADPKENSEHVMLVDLARNDLSRHGSEVTVETYREVQFFSHVIHLVSKVTAKKHAKTPTMQVVADTFPAGTLSGAPKHRAMQLLEQYETVNRDFYGGAIGFMDFTGNFNHAIIIRSFLSKDHQLHYQAGAGIVTDSEPEKELQEVYNKLGALTKALELAEAL, encoded by the coding sequence ATGCAGTACGTATTAAAAACACATCACAAACGCCTGCTTGCCGATACCATCACTCCGGTGTCGGTCTATCTGCGCTTAAGGGATAAATTCCCGAACAGCCTATTGCTCGAAAGTAGTGACTACCGAGCTAACGATAATACCTTCAGCTACCTCTGCTGCAATCCAATTGCCAGCATTCAGGTCGCTAATGAGCAGATCGTACAGCAGTTTCCCGATGGAAAGACAGAGACCATCACGATCACGGAAACTACAGATGTTCCTTCTGTTTTAGACGCTTTCGCGAAAGCGTTCACTTCGGAATCTCAGACCCATCGCTTTGTCAACAACGGACTCTTTGGCTATATGGCTTACGATGCCGTACGCTATTTTGAGGCCATTGAGCTCACTAAAAAGGACGGTGATTTGCAGATCCCCGATTTGTATTATGCTGTATATCAAAATGTGATCGCCTTCAATCATTTTAATAATGAAGTACACCTCTTTTGTCACAATACCACCGGAGACAATAATCTCCCCCAATTGGAACAGATCTTAGCCACCAAGAATTTTGCGGAATACAATTTCCAGCGCAAAGGTGAGCCCAGTAGTAATCTTTCTGACGACGACTTTAAAGAGCTGGTGGAGCAATGTAAAAAGCATTGCCAAAGGGGCGACGTCTTTCAGATCGTACCCAGCAAGCGTTTCTCGCAACATTTTACCGGAGATGAATTCAATGTCTACCGGGCCCTGCGCAGTGTAAACCCTTCCCCGTACCTCTTCTACTTTGACTACGGTAATTTTAAAATTTTTGGAAGTTCACCGGAAGCTCAACTGATCGTGAAAGAAGGACGAGCAGAAATTCATCCCATTGCAGGCACCTTTAAACGCACGGGTAACGATGAGCAGGACGCATCATTGGCCAAACAACTCAGCGCCGATCCTAAGGAGAATAGTGAGCACGTCATGCTGGTCGATCTGGCCCGTAATGACCTCTCCAGACACGGAAGCGAAGTCACTGTAGAAACCTATCGGGAGGTACAATTTTTTTCCCATGTGATTCATCTGGTCAGTAAAGTCACGGCTAAAAAGCACGCCAAAACACCCACCATGCAGGTGGTGGCCGATACCTTTCCGGCAGGCACTCTTAGTGGGGCTCCTAAGCATCGTGCGATGCAGCTGCTGGAGCAGTATGAAACGGTGAATCGGGATTTTTACGGAGGGGCCATCGGTTTTATGGATTTTACCGGCAACTTCAATCACGCCATCATCATCCGCTCCTTTTTGAGTAAAGATCATCAGTTGCATTATCAGGCCGGCGCGGGCATCGTTACCGATAGCGAACCTGAAAAAGAATTACAAGAAGTATATAACAAATTGGGCGCCTTGACCAAAGCCCTGGAACTGGCCGAAGCCTTATGA
- a CDS encoding YceI family protein translates to MKTTIKSVFILALALATASFTTTMKKTIDTSASQIDWVGKKITGKHTGTLQFSEGYLEMEGDQITGGKFVVDMTSLEVTDLKGDSKAKLEGHLTSDDFFGIANHPTATLVIKNGTKTDNGYYVNGELTIKGTTEPIAFELNMNGNTATAAFEVDRTKFNVRYGSGSFFDNLGDNTIYDDFELTVNLKFQ, encoded by the coding sequence ATGAAAACAACAATTAAATCAGTATTCATCCTGGCACTGGCACTGGCCACTGCCTCATTCACCACAACTATGAAAAAGACCATTGACACCTCAGCCAGTCAGATTGACTGGGTTGGAAAAAAAATTACCGGAAAGCACACGGGTACCCTTCAGTTCTCTGAAGGCTATCTCGAGATGGAAGGCGATCAGATCACCGGCGGAAAATTTGTCGTCGACATGACTTCCCTCGAAGTGACTGACCTAAAAGGAGACAGTAAAGCTAAATTAGAAGGCCATTTGACCTCTGATGATTTCTTTGGTATTGCCAATCACCCCACCGCTACGCTGGTCATCAAAAATGGTACAAAGACGGATAACGGCTATTACGTCAATGGGGAGCTAACCATTAAGGGGACTACAGAACCTATCGCCTTTGAATTGAATATGAACGGGAACACTGCTACTGCTGCTTTCGAAGTAGATCGTACCAAATTCAATGTACGCTATGGGTCAGGAAGTTTCTTCGATAACTTAGGGGATAACACCATCTATGATGACTTCGAATTGACCGTCAACCTAAAATTTCAATAA
- a CDS encoding MarR family transcriptional regulator has product MNIEKIIKTQALPAARKTTINLLYTSSWASDLLTEALKPFDLSLQQFNVLRILRGQQGKPANLSTIQERMVSKMSNTTRLVDKLNTKQLTERIVCPTNRRKVEITITSKGLQLLKQVDLEVEKAEQKVVQRLNQQQIEQLNALLNKMRI; this is encoded by the coding sequence GTGAATATTGAAAAGATCATCAAGACCCAAGCCCTTCCGGCTGCCCGGAAGACCACAATCAATCTGCTCTACACCAGCAGTTGGGCGAGTGATCTGTTGACCGAAGCGCTTAAACCCTTCGATCTCTCCCTGCAGCAATTCAACGTACTACGTATTTTACGCGGACAGCAAGGGAAACCGGCCAACCTCAGCACCATTCAGGAACGAATGGTGAGCAAAATGAGCAACACCACCCGTCTGGTGGATAAATTGAACACCAAGCAGTTGACCGAGCGTATCGTGTGCCCGACCAACAGGAGAAAGGTCGAGATCACCATTACGTCCAAGGGACTGCAGTTGCTTAAGCAGGTAGACTTGGAAGTAGAGAAAGCCGAGCAAAAGGTAGTGCAGCGGCTCAATCAACAGCAGATTGAACAGCTCAACGCCCTACTTAATAAGATGAGAATCTAA
- a CDS encoding TlpA disulfide reductase family protein: MKSGVILLLVLLLVGCKQEKQEGDNQDIAEAQTSSSVPIYNFDQLEPLLQLDDDTVHVVNFWATWCKPCIKELPQFEALKSSYNNQEVDVLLVSLDFKEQLESQLLPFIKKRNIKSPVVFLDDPKGNTWIPKVDPDWSGAIPATIIYKNDRAVFFERSFEEGELEQEVLKFINNEST; the protein is encoded by the coding sequence ATGAAAAGTGGAGTGATTTTGTTGCTCGTCTTACTGTTGGTAGGATGCAAGCAAGAAAAACAGGAGGGTGACAACCAAGATATAGCTGAAGCTCAAACGAGCTCTTCAGTGCCCATTTACAATTTTGACCAGTTAGAACCCCTCTTACAATTGGATGATGATACCGTGCATGTGGTCAATTTTTGGGCTACTTGGTGTAAACCGTGTATTAAAGAACTTCCGCAGTTCGAGGCTCTAAAATCTTCCTACAATAATCAAGAAGTAGATGTCTTACTGGTCAGCCTCGATTTTAAAGAACAACTTGAATCACAACTCCTTCCTTTCATAAAAAAGAGAAATATTAAAAGTCCGGTAGTTTTTTTAGACGATCCTAAGGGCAATACCTGGATTCCCAAAGTGGATCCGGATTGGTCCGGTGCTATCCCAGCCACCATCATCTATAAAAACGATCGAGCTGTGTTTTTTGAGCGCTCTTTTGAAGAGGGCGAATTAGAGCAAGAAGTTTTAAAATTTATCAACAATGAAAGTACTTAA
- a CDS encoding thioredoxin family protein, translated as MKVLKILTAVAALVVISAFAVNTLEVIDLDPGYSVNDTATDFSLKNVDGTMVSLADFEEAEGFIVIFTCNTCPFAVANEDRIIALDKKYKDQGYPVIAINPNNPEVQPGDSFAKMQERAKAKGFTFPYLLDEGQKIYPKYGATKTPHVYVLQKENGKHIVKYIGAIDDSVRDANQVEQRFLEQAVDALIAGKPVPTATTKAIGCSIKV; from the coding sequence ATGAAAGTACTTAAGATTTTAACTGCGGTAGCAGCACTGGTTGTGATCTCTGCATTTGCCGTGAATACGCTGGAAGTGATCGATCTCGATCCTGGTTACAGCGTAAACGATACCGCCACTGATTTTAGTCTGAAGAATGTAGACGGAACCATGGTTTCCCTCGCTGATTTTGAGGAGGCTGAAGGATTTATTGTCATTTTTACCTGTAATACCTGTCCCTTTGCGGTGGCTAATGAAGACCGCATCATTGCTTTGGACAAGAAGTATAAAGATCAGGGTTACCCCGTCATTGCGATCAACCCCAATAATCCGGAGGTACAACCCGGAGATAGTTTTGCGAAAATGCAAGAACGAGCCAAGGCCAAAGGATTTACTTTTCCCTACTTGTTAGACGAAGGTCAGAAGATCTACCCCAAGTACGGAGCGACGAAAACACCACATGTATACGTGCTGCAAAAAGAGAATGGCAAGCATATCGTCAAGTACATAGGCGCTATTGACGACAGTGTACGTGATGCCAATCAGGTGGAACAACGATTTTTAGAACAGGCTGTAGACGCCTTGATTGCGGGTAAACCGGTACCCACAGCAACGACAAAAGCGATAGGGTGCTCCATCAAGGTATAG
- a CDS encoding rhodanese-like domain-containing protein, which yields MKDLSQQEWSDAVSSNAEAVIVDVRTPEEVEGGYIPNAIHIDIQQGPGFLDEVQKLDAAKPTYVYCRSGARSTQACQLMDQLGFDETYNLQGGILAWQGDLKTD from the coding sequence ATGAAAGACCTAAGTCAGCAGGAATGGAGTGATGCGGTGTCCAGCAATGCAGAGGCTGTGATTGTAGATGTACGAACGCCGGAGGAAGTAGAAGGTGGATACATCCCGAACGCTATTCATATCGATATCCAGCAGGGTCCCGGATTTTTGGATGAGGTCCAAAAACTGGACGCCGCTAAGCCCACCTACGTCTATTGCCGTTCTGGAGCGCGAAGTACGCAGGCCTGTCAATTGATGGACCAACTGGGATTTGATGAAACCTACAATCTGCAAGGAGGGATACTCGCCTGGCAGGGAGACCTAAAAACCGATTAA
- a CDS encoding rhodanese-like domain-containing protein, giving the protein MKRILAMLSLCLMMFLPYGCEEANAKGVVEVVSAEEMKSITMMDEIQLIDVRTEEEYESGHIEGAENLVLDDNFREKIQELDKSKPVAVYCLKGGRSARCTEIMKAEGFTKIYDLEGGLTTWKKADLPIVNE; this is encoded by the coding sequence ATGAAAAGAATACTGGCAATGCTTTCGCTGTGTTTGATGATGTTTCTTCCGTACGGCTGCGAAGAGGCCAACGCCAAGGGCGTGGTAGAAGTGGTAAGCGCAGAAGAAATGAAGTCCATTACCATGATGGATGAGATCCAACTGATCGATGTGCGTACGGAAGAAGAGTATGAAAGCGGTCATATTGAAGGGGCTGAAAACCTCGTCCTTGACGATAATTTTAGAGAAAAGATTCAGGAACTGGATAAGAGCAAGCCGGTAGCCGTTTACTGTTTAAAGGGTGGGCGAAGCGCTCGTTGCACGGAGATCATGAAGGCGGAAGGATTTACCAAGATCTATGATCTGGAAGGCGGACTTACCACCTGGAAAAAAGCTGATTTGCCGATAGTTAACGAGTAA
- a CDS encoding GH3 auxin-responsive promoter family protein produces the protein MAIIGSIIKGVIDLTDQLIPEANPVEEQRKELLKLLEQAQDTEFGKHYRFKQLLQEEDPRSAFAKAVPYFDYHQMEAKWWHRVHEGEADICWPGVPNYFALSSGTTGKSSKRIPVTDAMIAAIRTAGIKQVGALANFDLDAEFFEREFMMLGSSTDLDKRDGFLEGEISGISASNIPFWFRGYYKPGEEIAQIDDWDDRVQRIAERAPDWDIGALSGIPSWMELMLQKVIEYHDLKHIHEIWPNLEVYTSGGVAFPPYEKSFNELLGKPITVIDTYLASEGFIAFQARPETEAMKLITDNGIYFEFVPFEPEYILEDGSIRQDAPVLTLAEVKKDQDYILIMSTVSGAWRYLIGDTIAFTDTQRAEIKITGRTKFFLNVVGSQLSVNKMNKAVQELEEDFDIPIPEFTLAAKRNPEDDEFYHYWYLGTNAQVDEAKLAKALDKRLQQANKNYKVARTKALKGVIVKTVAPEIFHEWSGANKKKGGQVKMEKVMDEEKFAAWEAFVKDHQQA, from the coding sequence ATGGCCATAATAGGATCTATCATCAAAGGGGTCATTGATTTGACTGATCAATTGATCCCCGAAGCCAATCCGGTAGAAGAACAGCGTAAAGAGCTTCTAAAACTGTTGGAGCAAGCTCAGGATACGGAATTTGGTAAGCATTATCGATTCAAGCAATTATTGCAGGAGGAGGATCCACGATCCGCTTTCGCGAAAGCGGTACCTTATTTTGATTATCATCAGATGGAAGCCAAATGGTGGCATCGGGTGCACGAAGGCGAAGCGGATATTTGCTGGCCGGGGGTGCCCAATTACTTTGCCCTCAGTTCAGGTACTACGGGCAAGAGCAGTAAACGGATTCCCGTCACCGATGCGATGATCGCTGCCATACGAACAGCCGGGATCAAACAGGTGGGGGCGCTCGCCAATTTTGATCTGGATGCTGAATTCTTTGAGCGGGAATTTATGATGCTTGGCAGTTCCACCGATCTGGACAAGCGGGATGGTTTTCTGGAAGGAGAGATCAGCGGGATCAGTGCGAGTAATATTCCCTTCTGGTTTCGAGGGTACTACAAGCCGGGAGAAGAAATCGCTCAAATTGACGATTGGGATGATCGGGTACAACGCATTGCAGAACGTGCGCCCGACTGGGATATTGGGGCCTTAAGTGGTATTCCCAGTTGGATGGAGCTCATGCTGCAAAAAGTAATTGAATACCACGATCTGAAGCACATTCACGAGATCTGGCCCAATTTGGAGGTATATACTTCAGGCGGAGTGGCTTTTCCCCCTTATGAAAAGAGCTTCAATGAACTTTTGGGTAAACCCATCACCGTGATCGATACCTACCTGGCTTCTGAAGGGTTTATCGCCTTTCAGGCCCGACCGGAAACGGAAGCCATGAAACTGATCACCGACAATGGGATTTATTTTGAATTTGTTCCTTTCGAACCGGAGTATATACTTGAGGATGGCAGTATTCGACAGGACGCTCCGGTGCTGACCTTAGCGGAGGTGAAGAAAGATCAGGATTACATTTTGATCATGTCTACGGTATCCGGAGCCTGGCGCTATCTTATTGGAGATACCATCGCTTTTACCGATACCCAAAGAGCTGAAATCAAAATTACGGGGCGCACCAAATTTTTCTTAAATGTTGTGGGGTCGCAATTATCAGTGAATAAGATGAACAAGGCTGTGCAGGAATTGGAAGAAGACTTTGATATCCCTATTCCTGAGTTTACGCTAGCTGCTAAACGCAATCCAGAGGATGATGAATTTTATCACTATTGGTATTTAGGGACCAACGCTCAAGTAGACGAAGCCAAACTGGCCAAAGCCTTGGATAAGCGCCTACAGCAAGCGAATAAAAATTATAAAGTAGCGCGGACTAAAGCCTTAAAGGGAGTGATCGTCAAGACGGTGGCACCGGAGATTTTTCACGAATGGAGCGGAGCCAATAAAAAGAAAGGAGGCCAGGTCAAAATGGAAAAGGTGATGGATGAAGAAAAATTTGCAGCTTGGGAAGCTTTCGTTAAGGATCATCAGCAGGCTTAG